A portion of the Lolium rigidum isolate FL_2022 chromosome 1, APGP_CSIRO_Lrig_0.1, whole genome shotgun sequence genome contains these proteins:
- the LOC124665323 gene encoding uncharacterized protein LOC124665323, which yields MESIWQLINEWEIQLLVLLSFIIQVFLFFTGSLRRCSKNGLLRGTIWIAYLGADVVAVYALGFLSRQEDAIMENGTLRRTHPLAFFWAPFLLIHLGGQDTITSFAIEDNNLWLRHLLNLVVEVTLALYVFWKSTIRRDVQLLVPGIFVFVAGIIKYGERTMALRYGNLYNSRSAGSSFFNEKTPQMGLYDGYYGFICFALLWASGIRMLFARRMTDDIDSQFERPARMNALFFFDEYTTNTLDHSQLVKLLDVELGIIMYDDLYTKAPLLRKRSGIILRCISQVSAIVALVLFCITSKKQEDRYGRADIVITYILFTGSLLLEVCAMITMLASPWTWAWLEAEGYQRLASISRFLLSSKVFGLPETRLLWSGIMGQYSLLRYIGFNEQVNLSQRVMSMIRKMAGALGIGEAKNLFWLSKLLDTTSEVVDDKITEFLVDEIRHFTHGGQRQWPHLGPFLKETVTLRTDFVTTISLLHLMTEIHLSEVSASTSGDIGGDSAALANVCRKLSNYMFYLVVAHPASASLLLVAAGSPESAIEKVRENFLAVLSESKDDTLHAASIEIRKLVELPLTERYEETLEELKNMWLRLLIYAAGKSRPEEHAAQLAKGGELITFVWLLMAHYKLGDCGSQRIDLTQARGNDPDIPPLALRAFNL from the coding sequence ATGGAGAGTATCTGGCAACTAATTAATGAGTGGGAAATTCAGTTGCTAGTGCTTCTCAGCTTTATCATACAAGTGTTCCTTTTCTTTACTGGCAGTCTTCGCCGATGTAGCAAAAACGGGCTACTTAGGGGCACCATTTGGATAGCCTATTTGGGAGCAGATGTGGTAGCAGTTTATGCCCTTGGGTTCCTATCACGACAAGAGGATGCCATCATGGAAAATGGCACATTAAGGAGAACCCACCCCCTAGCTTTCTTTTGGGCGCCCTTCCTCCTCATTCATCTAGGAGGACAGGATACAATCACTAGTTTTGCAATAGAGGACAACAACTTGTGGCTGAGGCATCTATTGAATCTGGtagttgaggtgaccctggcctTGTATGTATTCTGGAAATCAACTATTCGGCGCGATGTGCAACTTCTTGTTCCCGGCATATTTGTATTTGTTGCAGGGATTATCAAGTATGGAGAACGAACAATGGCTCTCAGGTATGGGAACCTTTACAATAGTAGATCAGCTGGCAGTTCCTTTTTTAATGAGAAGACTCCACAGATGGGTCTATATGATGGATATTATGGTTTTATCTGCTTTGCATTGCTATGGGCTTCAGGAATCCGAATGCTGTTTGCAAGGCGTATGACTGACGACATAGACAGTCAATTTGAGAGGCCTGCTCGTATGAACGCGCTTTTTTTCTTTGATGAGTATACTACTAACACACTTGATCACAGCCAGTTGGTCAAGTTGTTAGATGtagaacttggtataataatgtaTGATGATCTCTACACAAAGGCGCCATTGCTGCGTAAAAGGAGTGGAATCATACTCCGCTGCATCTCTCAGGTGTCTGCTATTGTTGCTCTTGTGCTCTTCTGTATTACTAGCAAAAAACAAGAAGATAGATATGGCAGAGCTGACATTGTTATCACTTACATATTATTTACCGGAAGTTTACTTCTAGAAGTTTGTGCAATGATTACGATGTTGGCATCACCTTGGACATGGGCATGGCTGGAGGCTGAAGGGTACCAAAGGCTCGCTTCCATATCCAGGTTTCTTCTCTCCAGCAAAGTGTTTGGATTGCCCGAGACTAGGCTGTTGTGGTCAGGAATAATGGGGCAGTACAGCCTTTTAAGGTATATAGGCTTCAACGAGCAGGTAAACCTCTCCCAGCGAGTGATGAGCATGATCAGGAAGATGGCTGGAGCATTGGGCATTGGGGAAGCGAAGAACCTATTCTGGTTAAGCAAGCTGTTGGACACCACGAGCGAGGTGGTGGATGACAAGATCACTGAGTTTCTAGTGGACGAGATTCGACATTTTACACATGGGGGCCAAAGGCAGTGGCCACATCTCGGTCCATTCTTGAAGGAAACAGTAACATTGAGGACGGATTTTGTTACTACCATATCCCTGTTGCATCTAATGACAGAGATTCATTTAAGTGAGGTGTCAGCTTCCACTTCTGGTGACATTGGCGGGGATTCCGCTGCTCTGGCCAATGTCTGCCGGAAGCTCTCTAACTACATGTTCTACCTTGTTGTTGCACACCCAGCTTCTGCTTCCTTGCTACTGGTAGCCGCTGGCAGTCCTGAATCTGCAATAGAGAAAGTTCGTGAGAATTTTTTGGCTGTGTTGAGCGAGAGCAAGGATGACACTCTGCACGCAGCCAGCATAGAAATCCGAAAATTAGTTGAGTTACCTTTGACTGAGAGATATGAAGAAACACTTGAGGAGCTGAAAAACATGTGGCTGAGGCTTCTTATCTATGCTGCCGGCAAGTCACGCCCGGAGGAGCACGCTGCACAGCTGGCCAAAGGAGGGGAGCTCATCACCTTCGTCTGGCTGCTCATGGCCCattataagcttggggattgCGGGAGCCAACGGATCGATCTTACACAGGCACGAGGAAATGATCCGGACATACCTCCTCTTGCCCTCCGCGCCTTCAACCTCTAA